Proteins encoded by one window of Clostridia bacterium:
- a CDS encoding ribbon-helix-helix protein, CopG family, translating into MAELKKILVSLPDSLLREVDEIVAMEKRNRSEFVREAMKLYLRERRKVQIREKMKKGYQEMSKINSELAESDMGIDEKLYEAYEALLAECE; encoded by the coding sequence TTGGCAGAGTTGAAAAAGATATTAGTAAGTTTGCCTGACAGTTTGCTCAGGGAAGTAGATGAGATAGTAGCGATGGAAAAAAGAAACCGTAGTGAATTTGTGAGAGAAGCTATGAAATTGTATCTGCGTGAAAGGCGAAAGGTTCAGATAAGGGAAAAGATGAAAAAGGGTTACCAAGAGATGTCTAAGATAAATTCTGAATTAGCCGAATCAGATATGGGCATTGACGAAAAGCTATACGAAGCCTACGAAGCGCTATTAGCGGAGTGTGAGTAA
- a CDS encoding outer-membrane lipoprotein carrier protein LolA, which produces MNIKKYIIIVTGLLIFGLTSCSEPTPQEIMLDVQKYINDVENYYCEVDVIYRRKVSVDRYKMKQWYYFPDKYRIEIIQPEVLKGKLTICDGNRILIYHPYIDEEYLIDYQRGHENERLFLGNFAQHFMDTEQVDMELTESNQSEYMVLRCTIPGQDKNFSSQRLWFDLQKDVPSKLEIIDNEDQPSITIIYNQIQVNIEMNDELFDINHYKLQYDEPVQKDDISVREAERIVGFEIAIPRYLPQGFYMQSINCIAGVNNRNIVIINYGKDRKTLFSIVQYKQNVLPAIAVDDGSRWDVLHKWNSNGVTIEVKSEKEINDLSKIVESMR; this is translated from the coding sequence TTGAACATTAAAAAGTATATTATTATAGTTACCGGTTTATTAATATTTGGGTTGACATCATGCAGTGAGCCTACGCCCCAGGAAATAATGTTGGATGTACAAAAGTATATAAATGATGTGGAAAATTATTATTGTGAAGTTGATGTAATATATAGGAGAAAAGTTAGCGTTGATAGATATAAGATGAAACAGTGGTACTATTTTCCTGATAAATACAGGATAGAAATAATACAGCCGGAAGTGCTTAAAGGTAAATTGACGATATGTGACGGAAACCGGATATTGATATATCATCCTTATATAGATGAAGAATATCTTATAGATTATCAAAGAGGGCATGAAAATGAGAGGCTTTTCTTAGGGAATTTTGCCCAGCATTTTATGGATACTGAACAAGTGGATATGGAGTTGACTGAGTCCAATCAGAGTGAGTACATGGTTTTACGATGTACCATACCGGGACAGGATAAAAACTTTAGCAGCCAGAGATTATGGTTTGATCTGCAAAAGGATGTGCCTAGCAAGTTAGAGATTATTGATAATGAAGATCAGCCTTCTATTACCATAATATATAATCAGATACAGGTAAATATAGAAATGAATGATGAGTTGTTTGATATTAATCATTATAAACTCCAATATGATGAGCCTGTTCAAAAAGATGATATCTCTGTGAGAGAAGCAGAAAGGATTGTCGGATTCGAGATTGCTATACCTAGGTATTTGCCCCAAGGATTTTATATGCAAAGTATTAATTGCATAGCTGGAGTAAATAATAGAAATATTGTCATAATAAATTATGGTAAGGATAGAAAAACATTGTTTAGCATAGTTCAATACAAACAAAATGTATTGCCTGCGATTGCAGTTGATGATGGAAGCAGGTGGGATGTTTTGCATAAGTGGAACTCCAACGGTGTTACAATTGAAGTTAAGTCGGAAAAAGAAATAAATGATTTATCTAAAATAGTTGAATCAATGCGATAA
- a CDS encoding NAD(P)H-hydrate dehydratase, producing MRVVTPQEMSEIDGYTIREIGIPGVVLMENAAYRVTDQIIRHLGKQNGRNVVVFVGTGNNGGDGFAVARQLHNKKFNVIVYIVGDDSKIKGDALVNYHIVKKIGILVEKINTNITEDIIKNIMRSHVVVDAILGTGLKGEVRRNIQQVIEAINKYSKYTIAVDIPSGIDGGTGRICGTSIKADITVTFQLPKIGHLVYPGRDYTGELIIADIGIPPQAFENDGAKREMITKEHIKRYFGKRSNDTHKGSYGRVLVIGGSTGMTGAPTMTAQAALRSGCGLVKVAVGESLVDILENKLTEGMTVPLKEQKRGVLSIECISQLKPLIDQSDAIVFGPGIGTNEVNYNIIGKIIRYSDVPVIIDADGLNVLAGNLDCLKKANCPLVITPHPGEMARLKGVSIKEVQSHRLNIAEELSKTYNVITILKGASTVIASPEGKLAINNTGNPGMSTAGMGDVLAGIIASFIAQGIPLYDACYSGVFIHGVSGDQASKVKGEFGLIASDVIGMLPKAILCIND from the coding sequence ATGAGGGTGGTAACGCCACAGGAGATGTCGGAGATTGATGGGTATACTATAAGGGAGATAGGAATACCTGGAGTTGTATTGATGGAAAATGCAGCCTATCGTGTCACTGATCAAATAATCCGTCATTTAGGTAAACAAAATGGCAGAAATGTAGTCGTATTTGTCGGAACGGGTAATAATGGGGGTGACGGATTTGCAGTTGCCAGACAATTACATAATAAAAAGTTCAATGTGATTGTTTATATTGTAGGTGATGATTCTAAAATTAAGGGAGATGCGTTAGTAAATTATCATATAGTAAAAAAAATAGGAATATTAGTTGAAAAAATTAATACAAATATAACAGAGGATATAATAAAAAATATAATGCGTTCTCATGTAGTAGTAGATGCAATATTAGGAACTGGACTAAAAGGAGAAGTAAGAAGGAATATACAGCAAGTTATAGAGGCAATAAACAAATATAGCAAATATACTATTGCAGTAGATATACCCTCAGGAATTGATGGTGGAACGGGTAGAATATGCGGTACATCCATAAAGGCTGATATTACCGTAACATTCCAACTGCCTAAGATAGGACACCTGGTGTATCCGGGAAGAGACTATACAGGAGAATTGATTATTGCGGATATTGGGATACCACCCCAGGCATTTGAAAATGATGGCGCAAAGCGAGAAATGATAACAAAAGAACATATAAAAAGGTATTTTGGCAAGCGGAGTAATGATACTCACAAAGGAAGCTATGGAAGGGTGCTTGTGATCGGTGGTTCTACAGGAATGACAGGAGCACCGACTATGACAGCACAGGCTGCGTTGAGAAGCGGATGTGGACTGGTGAAAGTAGCGGTAGGGGAATCGTTAGTGGATATTTTGGAGAACAAGCTGACCGAAGGTATGACAGTCCCTCTTAAAGAGCAAAAAAGGGGTGTTCTTTCAATTGAATGCATAAGCCAGCTGAAACCTTTGATAGATCAAAGCGATGCAATTGTATTCGGTCCAGGTATCGGAACAAATGAGGTTAATTACAATATTATTGGTAAAATTATAAGATATTCGGATGTGCCTGTGATAATTGATGCTGATGGCCTTAATGTATTAGCAGGAAACTTGGATTGTTTGAAAAAGGCAAACTGCCCTTTAGTTATCACTCCTCATCCCGGGGAGATGGCAAGATTGAAAGGAGTATCTATCAAAGAGGTTCAAAGCCATAGGCTCAATATTGCAGAAGAGTTGTCCAAAACATATAATGTTATAACAATACTGAAAGGGGCCTCTACTGTAATTGCTTCTCCCGAAGGGAAGCTAGCTATAAATAATACAGGTAACCCTGGAATGTCAACTGCAGGGATGGGAGATGTGCTGGCCGGGATAATTGCATCTTTTATTGCGCAGGGGATACCATTGTATGATGCTTGTTACTCAGGGGTTTTTATACATGGAGTGTCCGGGGATCAAGCTTCAAAAGTTAAAGGAGAATTTGGACTCATTGCTAGTGATGTAATAGGTATGTTGCCTAAAGCAATTTTATGCATTAATGATTAA
- the acpS gene encoding holo-ACP synthase, giving the protein MDLVYGTGIDIIEIDRIKEAIDRNRKIISRVFTPSEIRYFEERKYNIDTIAGYFTAKEAVLKAVGTGLAGFKWKDIEIYKNGAGKPCIRLFNNLYKYCKDKKIDDILISISHSRYYAVAHAIAIYEEGYNEGGNATGDVGD; this is encoded by the coding sequence ATGGATTTGGTATATGGTACCGGTATAGATATAATTGAAATAGATAGGATAAAAGAAGCGATTGATAGAAATAGAAAAATTATATCGAGAGTTTTTACTCCTAGTGAGATACGATACTTTGAAGAGAGAAAATATAATATAGATACCATAGCAGGTTATTTTACAGCTAAAGAAGCGGTTTTGAAGGCAGTAGGAACAGGCCTTGCAGGCTTTAAATGGAAGGATATAGAGATATATAAAAATGGTGCAGGTAAACCTTGCATAAGGTTGTTCAATAACTTATATAAGTATTGTAAGGACAAAAAAATAGATGATATTTTAATATCTATTTCGCATAGCAGATATTATGCAGTTGCCCATGCGATTGCTATATACGAGGAGGGGTATAATGAGGGTGGTAACGCCACAGGAGATGTCGGAGATTGA
- a CDS encoding chemotaxis protein CheX, with protein MKAEFINPFIEASTSVLKKVCGVDSEIGKIYLKNSLYRGNQIIIIIGLTGKLNGQVQFNMDKETAMKIASSMMGGMEVETLDQMALSAISELGNMIMGNTSTLLYNRAINIDITPPSILTGDSMEVSNKINTLCIPIKLGDIGNIEIGIAAEEK; from the coding sequence GTGAAAGCTGAATTTATAAACCCATTTATCGAAGCCAGCACATCTGTATTGAAAAAAGTTTGCGGAGTTGATTCAGAGATTGGAAAGATATATCTTAAAAATTCACTTTATAGAGGCAACCAAATAATAATCATTATAGGCCTTACAGGCAAGTTGAACGGTCAGGTGCAGTTTAATATGGACAAAGAGACTGCAATGAAAATTGCTTCTTCAATGATGGGAGGTATGGAGGTAGAAACTTTGGACCAGATGGCGTTAAGCGCTATTTCTGAATTGGGAAATATGATAATGGGGAACACCAGTACTTTGCTTTATAACAGAGCTATCAATATAGACATAACACCTCCATCAATATTGACCGGTGATAGTATGGAGGTATCCAACAAAATTAATACGTTATGTATTCCTATAAAGCTTGGAGATATAGGTAATATAGAAATTGGAATTGCAGCAGAGGAGAAATAA
- a CDS encoding O-acetyl-ADP-ribose deacetylase has product MKAHIKNVELLLKKGDITLEDTDAIVNAANSGLLGGGGVDGAIHRAGGPQIMEECKKIRETKGGCPTGQAVITNAGKLKCKFVIHTVGPIWGGGNKGEDTLLTNAYNNSLKLADEYDIKSIAFPSISTGVYRFPIKHAAQLAIQTVMDYIENQNRGLETIKFILFTENDYNIYRTVLESKIKNI; this is encoded by the coding sequence ATGAAGGCACATATAAAAAATGTTGAACTGTTGCTTAAAAAAGGTGATATAACTTTAGAAGATACTGATGCTATAGTAAATGCAGCTAACTCTGGATTGCTAGGTGGTGGAGGAGTAGACGGTGCCATACATAGGGCAGGTGGTCCCCAGATTATGGAGGAGTGTAAAAAAATAAGGGAAACAAAAGGAGGATGCCCTACAGGACAAGCAGTGATAACCAATGCAGGGAAGCTTAAGTGCAAATTTGTGATACATACTGTAGGACCTATATGGGGAGGAGGGAATAAGGGGGAGGATACATTGTTAACAAATGCCTATAATAATTCGTTAAAGCTGGCAGATGAATATGATATAAAATCAATAGCATTTCCTTCTATAAGTACGGGTGTTTATCGATTTCCTATAAAACATGCAGCACAATTGGCTATCCAAACGGTGATGGATTATATAGAAAATCAGAACAGAGGATTGGAAACTATCAAATTTATTCTTTTTACAGAAAATGATTATAATATTTATAGAACTGTACTTGAAAGTAAAATTAAAAACATATGA